In Mycolicibacterium alvei, a single window of DNA contains:
- a CDS encoding MBL fold metallo-hydrolase, which translates to MAAVLSAITEHVHFAQTDLVNWTLVTDRDRVMLIDAGFPGQRDDVVGSVRQLGFTVDDIAAVLLTHAHIDHLGSAIWLAKTHGTPVFCHAGELGHTKREYLEQAAPADVVRNIWQPRWLKWAATITAKGGLNHAGIPTAQALTGADDLPGSPVPVPTPGHTGGHCSFLVDGVLISGDALVTGHPLLRHTGPTLLPALFNHDEAGCRSSLTTLAAVDTDVMLPGHGPVWRGSIADAAAAALRT; encoded by the coding sequence ATGGCAGCAGTCCTGAGTGCGATCACCGAGCACGTGCACTTCGCCCAGACCGACTTGGTCAACTGGACGCTGGTGACCGACCGGGATCGGGTCATGCTGATCGACGCCGGGTTCCCCGGGCAGCGCGACGATGTCGTCGGATCGGTCCGCCAACTCGGCTTCACCGTCGACGACATCGCCGCCGTGCTGCTGACCCACGCCCACATCGATCACCTCGGCAGTGCCATCTGGCTGGCGAAAACCCATGGCACACCGGTGTTCTGCCACGCAGGAGAACTCGGCCACACCAAACGTGAGTACCTGGAACAAGCCGCGCCCGCTGACGTGGTCCGCAATATCTGGCAGCCCCGCTGGCTGAAGTGGGCGGCCACCATCACCGCCAAGGGCGGGCTGAACCACGCCGGCATCCCGACGGCGCAGGCGCTGACCGGCGCGGACGACCTCCCGGGCAGCCCGGTGCCCGTCCCCACCCCGGGGCACACCGGCGGGCACTGTTCGTTCCTCGTCGACGGGGTCCTGATCAGTGGGGACGCCCTGGTGACCGGGCATCCGCTGTTGCGCCACACCGGCCCGACGCTGCTGCCCGCCCTGTTCAACCACGACGAGGCCGGCTGCCGGTCCAGCTTGACGACGCTGGCGGCCGTCGATACCGACGTGATGCTGCCCGGCCATGGCCCGGTGTGGCGCGGATCGATCGCCGACGCCGCCGCGGCGGCGCTCCGCACCTAA
- a CDS encoding rhodanese-like domain-containing protein, whose product MSYAGDITPEETWKLLSENSEAVLVDCRTDAEWRFVGAPDLSSLDRDVIYVEWNRTDGSHNDAFVDDLFEKMRASGVTPGERPVAFLCRSGNRSIGAAEAATAAGIAPSYNILDGFEGNLDENRHRGTTGWKAVGLPWKQS is encoded by the coding sequence GTGAGCTATGCAGGAGACATCACGCCAGAGGAGACCTGGAAACTTCTGAGTGAGAATTCCGAGGCCGTGCTGGTGGACTGCCGTACCGACGCCGAATGGCGCTTCGTCGGTGCGCCGGATCTGTCCAGCCTTGACCGTGACGTGATCTACGTGGAGTGGAACCGGACCGACGGCAGCCATAACGATGCATTCGTCGACGATCTGTTCGAAAAGATGCGAGCTTCGGGCGTGACGCCGGGCGAGCGACCGGTGGCCTTCCTGTGTCGCTCTGGCAACCGATCGATCGGCGCTGCCGAGGCCGCCACCGCGGCCGGTATCGCGCCGTCCTACAACATCCTGGACGGCTTCGAGGGCAACCTCGACGAGAACCGTCACCGTGGCACGACCGGCTGGAAGGCCGTTGGTTTGCCCTGGAAACAAAGCTGA
- a CDS encoding GNAT family N-acetyltransferase — protein MASVRGVRFVAVGLDDPLAGPLLAELSVEYSGRYGGTPEQMLGWLRGKSADEFAPPGGGLYVGVLDGVPVTGGAFTRFDAQTAELKRIWTDSRYRQRGHARVLLAHLEGEIAARGYRRIYLTTGHLQPEAEALYDSAGYTRLVAPMPAEAEGAVCPIAFEKQLS, from the coding sequence ATGGCATCCGTGCGTGGTGTGCGATTTGTCGCGGTCGGCCTGGATGATCCACTGGCCGGACCGCTGCTGGCCGAGCTGTCGGTCGAGTACTCGGGGCGCTACGGCGGAACGCCGGAACAGATGCTGGGCTGGCTGCGCGGGAAATCCGCCGACGAGTTCGCCCCGCCCGGCGGAGGACTGTATGTCGGTGTGCTCGACGGTGTGCCGGTTACCGGCGGCGCGTTCACCCGGTTCGACGCCCAGACCGCCGAACTCAAACGCATCTGGACCGACAGCCGTTACCGGCAGCGGGGGCACGCCAGGGTGCTGCTGGCCCACCTCGAAGGCGAGATCGCCGCACGCGGGTACCGGAGGATCTATCTGACGACGGGTCACCTGCAGCCCGAGGCCGAGGCGCTCTACGACTCCGCGGGTTACACCCGACTGGTCGCTCCGATGCCGGCCGAGGCCGAAGGGGCGGTGTGTCCGATTGCGTTCGAGAAGCAGTTGAGCTGA
- the fgd gene encoding glucose-6-phosphate dehydrogenase (coenzyme-F420) produces MAELKLGYKASAEQFAPRELVELAVLAEAAGMDSATVSDHFQPWRHEGGHAPFSLAWMTAVGERTERLVLGTSVLTPTFRYNPAVIAQAFATMGCLYPGRIFLGVGTGEALNEIATGYMGEWPEFKERFARLRESVKLMRELWVGDRVDFDGEYYKLRGASIYDVPEGGIPVYIAAGGPVVAKYAGRAGDGFICTSGKGEELYKDKLIPAVAEGAEAAGRNVEDIDRMIEIKISYDPDPKLALENTRFWAPLSLTPEQKHSIEDPIEMEKAADALPIEQVAKRWIVASDPDEAVEKVGQYVKWGLNHLVFHAPGHDQRRFLDLFKKDLEPRLRALGSRA; encoded by the coding sequence GTGGCTGAACTCAAACTTGGTTATAAAGCGTCGGCGGAGCAGTTCGCGCCCCGGGAACTTGTCGAGCTGGCCGTGCTGGCCGAAGCGGCAGGGATGGACAGCGCGACGGTCAGCGACCATTTCCAGCCCTGGCGCCACGAGGGCGGGCACGCGCCGTTCTCGCTGGCCTGGATGACGGCGGTGGGCGAGCGGACCGAGCGGCTGGTGCTGGGCACCTCGGTGCTGACGCCGACGTTCCGGTACAACCCGGCGGTGATCGCGCAGGCCTTCGCGACCATGGGCTGCCTGTACCCGGGCCGGATCTTCCTCGGGGTGGGCACCGGTGAGGCGCTCAACGAGATCGCCACCGGGTACATGGGGGAGTGGCCGGAGTTCAAGGAGCGCTTCGCCCGGCTGCGCGAGTCGGTCAAGCTCATGCGCGAGCTGTGGGTCGGCGACCGAGTCGATTTCGACGGCGAGTACTACAAGCTCCGGGGCGCCTCGATCTACGACGTGCCCGAGGGCGGCATCCCCGTGTACATCGCCGCGGGCGGTCCGGTGGTGGCCAAATACGCCGGCCGCGCCGGTGACGGGTTCATCTGCACCTCCGGCAAGGGGGAGGAGCTGTACAAGGACAAGCTCATCCCCGCGGTCGCAGAAGGTGCCGAGGCTGCCGGCCGCAATGTCGAGGACATCGACCGGATGATCGAGATCAAGATCTCCTACGATCCCGACCCGAAGCTGGCGCTGGAGAACACCCGGTTCTGGGCGCCGCTGTCGCTGACGCCCGAGCAGAAACACTCGATCGAGGATCCGATCGAGATGGAGAAGGCCGCCGACGCGCTGCCCATCGAGCAGGTTGCCAAGCGCTGGATTGTCGCCTCGGACCCCGACGAGGCGGTCGAGAAGGTCGGCCAGTACGTCAAGTGGGGCCTGAACCATCTGGTGTTCCACGCCCCCGGTCACGACCAGCGTCGCTTCCTCGACCTGTTCAAAAAAGACCTGGAGCCGCGACTGCGCGCACTCGGGAGCCGTGCATAA
- a CDS encoding SDR family oxidoreductase encodes MDNIRGKTIAITGAARGIGYATAKALLAKGARVVIGDRDVALQESAVVELTKLGPVSGYPLDVTDRESFATFLDKARTDGGGHIDVLINNAGVMPIGPFLEQSEQAIRSSVEVNVYGVLTGCQLVLPEMVNRRSGHVINIASLSGLIPLPGQVVYAGAKYAVVGLTTALADEMAPHGVDVSVIMPPFTNTDLIAGTKSSGALKPVEPEEIAAAIVKTLNKPKTHVSVPPPLRFTAQAAQLLPPKGRRWMNRKLGLDGVFLQFDAAKRKSYEDRARAAQGVIESGGAANPS; translated from the coding sequence ATGGACAACATCAGGGGCAAGACCATCGCGATCACCGGTGCCGCCCGCGGCATCGGTTACGCCACCGCCAAGGCCCTGCTGGCCAAGGGTGCCCGCGTGGTGATCGGCGACCGTGACGTCGCTCTTCAGGAGTCGGCCGTCGTCGAGCTGACCAAGCTCGGCCCGGTGTCGGGCTACCCGCTCGACGTCACCGACCGCGAATCCTTCGCGACGTTCCTGGACAAGGCCCGCACCGACGGTGGCGGGCACATCGACGTGCTGATCAACAACGCCGGCGTCATGCCGATCGGCCCGTTCCTGGAACAGTCCGAGCAGGCCATCCGATCCTCCGTCGAGGTCAACGTCTACGGCGTGCTCACCGGCTGCCAACTGGTACTGCCCGAGATGGTCAATCGCCGCAGCGGCCACGTCATCAACATCGCCTCACTGTCGGGCCTGATCCCGCTGCCCGGCCAGGTGGTCTACGCCGGCGCCAAATACGCCGTCGTCGGACTGACCACCGCACTGGCCGATGAAATGGCCCCGCACGGGGTCGACGTATCGGTGATCATGCCGCCGTTCACCAACACCGACCTGATCGCGGGCACCAAGTCCAGCGGTGCGCTCAAACCCGTCGAGCCCGAAGAAATTGCCGCAGCCATCGTCAAAACTCTGAACAAGCCCAAGACCCATGTGTCGGTGCCGCCGCCGCTGCGCTTCACCGCGCAGGCCGCGCAGCTGCTGCCGCCCAAGGGCCGGCGTTGGATGAACAGGAAGCTGGGACTGGACGGCGTGTTCCTGCAGTTCGACGCCGCCAAGCGCAAGAGCTACGAGGACCGGGCCCGGGCGGCCCAGGGTGTCATCGAGAGCGGAGGAGCCGCGAACCCGAGCTAG
- a CDS encoding O-succinylhomoserine sulfhydrylase → MTDTPSVRIPAALPEGVSQATIGVRGGILRSEFEETAEAMYLTSGYVYESAAAAEKAFTGEIDRFVYSRYGNPTISMFEERLRLIEDAPACFATATGMAAVFTSLAALLGAGDRLVAARSLFGSCFVVCNEILPRWGVETVFVDGDDLAQWEEALSVPTTAVFFETPSNPMQSLVDIAAVSELAHAAGAKVVLDNVFATPLLQQGMPLGADVVVYSGTKHIDGQGRVLGGAILGDTEYIDGPVQKLMRHTGPAISAFNAWTLLKGLETLNVRVDYANRSAQTIAEFLEGHSSVSWVKYPFLKSHPQYELAQRQMSGGGTVITFELDATDGKARAFEVLDKLRLIDISNNLGDAKTLVTHPATTTHRAMGPEGRAAIGLGDGVVRISIGLEGTDDLIADLDQALS, encoded by the coding sequence ATGACTGATACCCCATCTGTCCGGATCCCGGCTGCCCTGCCCGAGGGCGTCAGCCAGGCCACCATCGGAGTGCGCGGCGGCATCCTGCGCTCGGAGTTCGAGGAAACCGCCGAGGCGATGTACCTGACCTCGGGCTACGTGTACGAGTCCGCGGCCGCTGCGGAGAAAGCGTTCACCGGCGAGATCGACCGCTTCGTCTACTCCCGCTACGGCAACCCGACCATCTCGATGTTCGAGGAGCGACTGCGGCTCATCGAGGATGCGCCGGCCTGTTTTGCGACCGCCACCGGCATGGCGGCGGTGTTCACCTCGCTGGCTGCGCTGCTGGGGGCCGGTGACCGCCTGGTGGCCGCCCGCAGCCTGTTCGGCTCGTGTTTCGTGGTGTGTAACGAGATCCTGCCGCGCTGGGGTGTGGAGACCGTGTTCGTCGACGGCGACGACCTCGCGCAGTGGGAAGAGGCACTTTCGGTGCCGACGACGGCGGTGTTCTTCGAGACGCCGTCCAACCCGATGCAGTCCCTGGTGGATATCGCCGCAGTGTCTGAGCTGGCCCACGCTGCCGGCGCAAAGGTGGTGTTGGACAACGTCTTTGCCACGCCGCTGCTGCAGCAGGGTATGCCGCTCGGCGCGGATGTGGTGGTGTATTCGGGCACCAAGCACATCGACGGGCAGGGCCGCGTGCTCGGCGGGGCGATCCTGGGCGACACGGAGTACATCGACGGCCCGGTGCAGAAGCTCATGCGTCACACCGGCCCGGCGATCAGCGCGTTCAATGCCTGGACGCTGTTGAAAGGCCTTGAGACGCTTAATGTCCGGGTGGACTATGCGAACCGTTCGGCGCAGACGATCGCGGAGTTCCTGGAGGGCCATTCCTCGGTGAGCTGGGTGAAGTACCCGTTCCTGAAGTCGCATCCGCAGTACGAGCTGGCCCAGCGTCAGATGAGCGGCGGCGGCACCGTCATCACCTTCGAGCTGGATGCCACCGACGGAAAGGCGCGGGCGTTCGAGGTGCTCGACAAGCTGCGCCTCATCGACATCTCCAACAACCTGGGCGATGCGAAGACACTGGTCACGCATCCGGCCACCACGACGCACCGGGCCATGGGTCCGGAGGGGCGCGCCGCGATCGGGCTGGGTGACGGCGTCGTGCGCATCTCGATCGGGCTGGAAGGCACCGACGATCTGATCGCCGACCTGGATCAGGCGCTGAGTTAG
- the pta gene encoding phosphate acetyltransferase, with amino-acid sequence MNDDSRASIATAVYVASPEGDTGKSTIALGILHRLAATVPRVGVFRPITRLGENRDYILELLLSRATAGLSYDECVGVSYQQVHEDPDLAIADIVDRFHRVAEQCDAVLIVGSDYTDVATPSELSMNARIAVNLGAPVVLAVKAADRTPEEVAHAVEVCLAELSHQHAHAAAVVANRCDPAQLDAVAEALKPLGPPAYVLPEEPLLVAPSVAEMQAAVDGTMVAGDPELLSREAMGVMVAGMTAEHCLERLTEGIAVVTPGDRSDVVLALASAHVAEGFPSLSCIILNGGLELHPAIAALVEGLGLRLPIIATKYGTFETASRLAGTRGRVTAASQRKIDTALALMDRHVDINDLLAQLSIPIPAVTTPQMFTYQLLDRARSHRRRIVLPEGTDDRILRAASRLLQHEVAELTILGEESQIRSRAAELGVNIDAAVVLDPLTSVLCDQFAEQYAELRRKKGVTVEQAREIIHDVSYFGTMLVHNEMVDGMVSGAAHTTAHTVRPAFEIIRTAPGISTVSSIFLMCLADRVLAYGDCAIVPDPNAEQLADIAISSARTAAQFGIAPRVAMLSYSTGSSGTGADVDKVRAATELVRQREPDLLVEGPIQYDAAVEPSVAATKMPDSPVAGRATVLIFPDLNTGNNTYKAVQRSAGAIAIGPVLQGLNKPVNDLSRGALVEDIVNTVAITAIQAQEQVKP; translated from the coding sequence ATGAACGATGACAGTCGGGCCTCGATCGCGACCGCCGTATACGTAGCTTCCCCCGAAGGCGACACCGGCAAGTCGACGATTGCGCTGGGCATCCTGCATCGACTTGCCGCGACGGTGCCGCGGGTCGGGGTGTTCCGCCCGATCACCCGACTCGGCGAGAATCGGGATTACATCCTCGAATTGTTGCTGTCCCGTGCCACGGCCGGGCTGAGTTACGACGAGTGCGTCGGGGTCAGCTACCAGCAGGTGCACGAGGATCCCGATCTCGCGATCGCCGACATCGTCGATCGGTTCCACCGCGTCGCCGAGCAGTGCGACGCCGTGCTGATCGTCGGTAGCGACTACACCGATGTCGCCACCCCCAGCGAGCTGAGCATGAACGCGCGCATCGCGGTCAACCTCGGTGCTCCCGTCGTACTCGCGGTCAAGGCCGCCGACCGAACGCCTGAGGAAGTCGCTCATGCGGTCGAGGTGTGCCTGGCCGAGCTGAGCCATCAGCATGCCCACGCCGCGGCCGTGGTCGCCAACCGGTGTGACCCGGCGCAGTTGGACGCGGTGGCCGAGGCTCTCAAACCCCTCGGGCCGCCTGCCTATGTGCTGCCCGAGGAACCGTTGCTGGTGGCGCCGTCGGTCGCCGAGATGCAGGCGGCGGTCGACGGCACCATGGTCGCCGGGGATCCCGAGTTGCTGTCCCGGGAGGCGATGGGCGTGATGGTGGCCGGCATGACCGCCGAGCATTGCCTGGAGCGGCTGACCGAAGGCATCGCCGTGGTGACCCCGGGCGACCGGTCCGACGTGGTGCTGGCACTGGCCAGTGCCCATGTCGCCGAAGGATTTCCGTCACTGTCGTGCATCATTCTCAACGGCGGGCTCGAACTGCACCCGGCCATCGCCGCGCTGGTCGAAGGTCTGGGGCTGCGGTTGCCCATCATCGCCACCAAATACGGAACCTTCGAGACCGCGAGCCGGCTCGCCGGCACGCGCGGCCGGGTCACCGCGGCATCGCAGCGCAAGATCGACACGGCTTTGGCACTGATGGACCGCCATGTCGACATCAACGACCTGCTGGCCCAACTGAGCATCCCGATTCCCGCGGTCACCACGCCGCAGATGTTCACCTACCAGCTCCTCGACCGGGCCCGCTCACACCGCAGGCGCATCGTGCTGCCCGAGGGCACCGACGACCGCATCCTCAGAGCTGCGAGCCGGCTGTTGCAGCATGAGGTGGCCGAGCTGACCATCCTGGGCGAAGAGAGTCAGATCCGCTCGCGTGCAGCCGAACTCGGGGTGAACATCGATGCCGCCGTGGTGCTCGATCCGCTCACCAGCGTGTTGTGTGACCAGTTCGCCGAGCAGTACGCCGAGCTGCGCCGCAAGAAAGGCGTGACCGTCGAGCAGGCCCGCGAGATCATCCACGACGTCTCGTATTTCGGCACGATGCTGGTGCACAACGAGATGGTGGACGGCATGGTGTCGGGTGCCGCGCACACCACCGCGCACACGGTGCGGCCGGCCTTCGAGATCATCCGCACCGCACCCGGAATCTCGACGGTGTCGAGCATCTTCCTGATGTGCCTGGCCGACCGGGTGCTGGCCTACGGCGACTGCGCGATCGTGCCGGATCCGAACGCCGAGCAACTTGCCGACATCGCGATCTCCTCGGCGCGCACCGCCGCCCAGTTCGGTATCGCCCCGCGGGTTGCCATGCTCTCCTATTCGACCGGAAGCTCGGGTACCGGAGCCGACGTCGACAAGGTCCGGGCGGCAACCGAACTGGTGCGTCAACGCGAACCGGATCTGTTGGTGGAGGGGCCGATCCAGTACGACGCGGCCGTGGAGCCGTCGGTGGCGGCCACCAAGATGCCCGACTCGCCGGTGGCGGGTCGGGCGACCGTGCTGATCTTCCCCGACCTCAACACCGGTAACAATACGTACAAGGCGGTGCAGCGCAGCGCAGGCGCCATCGCGATCGGCCCGGTGCTGCAGGGGCTGAACAAGCCGGTCAACGATCTGTCCCGGGGTGCCCTGGTAGAGGACATCGTCAACACCGTGGCGATCACCGCGATCCAGGCGCAGGAACAGGTTAAGCCGTGA
- a CDS encoding class I SAM-dependent methyltransferase, translated as MANGTDQQAISETAEDFFERITSAIDSAGLTLLLSIGHQTGLFDAMAQLTPATSAEIAAAAGLDERYVREWLGGMAAGRVVDYDAESSTYRLPAHRAAALTRDSGLGNLARLAQYVPLMCEVEQKILGCFRDGGGLHYDDYPRFHTVMAERSGEVFDAALISAVLPLVDGLPRRLESGIDVADFGCGSGYAIGLMARAYPASRFTGIDFSPEAIATGAAEAEQRGLTNVSFLPADLAELDQTATYDVITAFDAIHDQAQPARVLENIYRALRPGGVLVMADIKASSRLEDNIGTPMGTYRYAVSLTHCMSVSLGLGGAGLGTMWGRQLAVSMLADAGFTDVDVTEVEQDPSNYYYLARK; from the coding sequence ATGGCAAATGGCACCGATCAGCAGGCGATTAGCGAAACCGCAGAGGATTTCTTCGAACGGATCACCTCGGCGATCGACAGCGCAGGGTTGACCCTCCTGCTGAGTATCGGCCACCAAACCGGACTGTTCGACGCCATGGCGCAGCTAACGCCGGCAACGAGCGCCGAGATCGCCGCCGCGGCCGGCCTCGACGAACGCTACGTCCGCGAGTGGCTGGGCGGGATGGCCGCCGGGCGGGTGGTCGACTACGACGCCGAGTCCTCGACATACCGGTTGCCCGCCCACCGCGCCGCTGCGCTGACGCGCGACTCCGGCCTGGGCAATCTGGCGCGCCTGGCCCAGTACGTCCCGCTGATGTGCGAGGTCGAACAGAAGATCCTCGGCTGCTTCCGCGACGGGGGCGGTCTGCACTACGACGACTATCCGCGCTTCCACACCGTGATGGCAGAGCGCAGCGGTGAGGTGTTCGACGCGGCCCTGATCAGTGCCGTGCTGCCGTTGGTCGACGGCCTTCCGCGACGGCTCGAGAGCGGAATCGACGTCGCTGATTTCGGTTGCGGCAGCGGATACGCGATCGGCCTGATGGCCCGGGCCTATCCGGCCAGCCGATTCACCGGTATCGACTTCTCACCGGAAGCGATCGCCACCGGGGCCGCCGAGGCGGAGCAACGCGGATTGACCAATGTCTCGTTCCTGCCTGCGGACTTGGCCGAACTGGACCAGACCGCGACGTACGACGTCATCACCGCATTCGATGCGATTCACGACCAGGCGCAGCCGGCGCGCGTTCTGGAGAACATCTATCGCGCGCTGCGGCCGGGTGGAGTGCTGGTGATGGCCGACATCAAGGCTTCCAGTCGGCTGGAGGACAACATCGGCACGCCGATGGGTACCTATCGCTACGCCGTGTCCCTGACGCACTGCATGTCGGTGTCACTCGGCCTGGGCGGCGCCGGGCTGGGCACGATGTGGGGCAGGCAGCTGGCGGTGTCGATGCTCGCCGACGCCGGGTTCACCGACGTGGACGTCACCGAGGTCGAGCAGGACCCGTCGAACTACTACTACCTCGCCCGGAAGTGA
- a CDS encoding acetate kinase, protein MSATVLVINSGSSSLKCQLVEPDSGESRADSIIERIGEDSALAGLTIGDLEVRRDGTAIPDHEAALRTVFDMLDEAGAHVESVGLVAVGHRAVHGGRQFYAPTLVTDELIARMKELAPLAPLHNPPGVLGMEVARRMLPDLPHVAVFDTAFFHNLPAAAANYAIDREVAERWHIRRYGFHGTSHRYVSEQAAVFLDRPYESLNQIVLHLGNGASASAIAGGRAVDTSMGLTPMEGLVMGTRSGDVDPGIIMYLCRTAGMGVEDIDTMLNRQSGVRGLGGENDFRKLRARIESGDADAQLAYDVYIHRLRKYVGAYLAVLGRADVISFTAGVGENDAAVRRDALAGLTGLGIEIDEELNTARGKGARCISVKGSPVTVLVVPTNEELAIARAAAELVIG, encoded by the coding sequence GTGAGCGCCACCGTACTCGTCATCAACTCCGGCTCATCATCACTGAAATGTCAACTCGTCGAACCTGATTCGGGTGAGTCGCGGGCCGACAGCATCATCGAGCGAATCGGTGAGGATTCGGCGCTGGCCGGTCTCACCATCGGCGACCTGGAGGTGCGCCGCGACGGCACCGCCATCCCCGACCACGAGGCGGCGCTGCGCACCGTGTTCGACATGCTCGACGAGGCCGGCGCCCACGTGGAATCCGTCGGTCTGGTCGCGGTGGGCCACCGGGCCGTGCACGGCGGTCGCCAGTTCTATGCACCCACCCTGGTGACCGACGAGCTGATCGCCAGGATGAAGGAATTGGCGCCGTTGGCGCCGCTGCACAACCCGCCCGGGGTGCTGGGTATGGAGGTGGCGCGCAGGATGCTGCCCGATCTCCCGCACGTGGCGGTGTTCGACACCGCGTTCTTCCACAACCTCCCGGCGGCAGCGGCGAATTACGCCATCGACCGCGAAGTCGCCGAGCGGTGGCACATTCGCCGTTACGGGTTCCATGGCACCTCGCACCGGTACGTCAGCGAGCAGGCCGCGGTGTTCCTCGACAGGCCGTACGAGTCGCTGAATCAGATTGTGCTGCACCTGGGTAACGGCGCGTCGGCGTCGGCGATCGCCGGGGGTCGGGCGGTGGACACCTCGATGGGCCTGACGCCGATGGAGGGCCTGGTGATGGGCACCCGCAGCGGCGACGTCGACCCGGGCATCATCATGTACCTGTGCCGCACGGCAGGCATGGGTGTCGAGGACATCGACACGATGCTCAACCGGCAGTCGGGTGTGCGTGGCCTCGGCGGCGAGAACGACTTCCGCAAATTGCGCGCCCGGATCGAATCTGGCGATGCGGATGCGCAATTGGCGTACGACGTCTACATCCACCGGCTGCGCAAGTACGTCGGTGCGTACCTGGCAGTGCTGGGCCGGGCCGATGTCATCAGCTTCACCGCGGGTGTCGGGGAGAACGATGCCGCGGTGCGCCGCGATGCCCTGGCCGGGTTGACCGGGCTGGGAATCGAGATCGACGAGGAACTCAACACCGCGAGAGGTAAAGGGGCGCGGTGCATCTCGGTTAAAGGCTCACCGGTTACGGTGTTGGTGGTGCCGACCAACGAGGAGTTGGCGATCGCACGGGCCGCCGCAGAGCTGGTCATCGGCTAG
- a CDS encoding Rv0361 family membrane protein, whose translation MTDETDDTADRPTMAPFLGALAVIGFVVIIVILLNIFGGDGRSEEQKVSLAAVGQNDALQRQDFGEFSGFTCTAQRGTEADFIARQRDSVGKHGARYVDDVTAVQVEGDRATATVVYHFDNAPDAKVNTETAFVREDGQWRVCSGMGDSRP comes from the coding sequence ATGACTGACGAGACGGACGACACCGCGGATCGGCCCACGATGGCGCCGTTCCTGGGCGCGCTGGCCGTCATTGGGTTCGTGGTGATCATTGTCATTCTGCTCAACATCTTCGGCGGCGACGGGCGCAGCGAGGAGCAGAAGGTCAGCCTTGCCGCGGTCGGCCAGAACGACGCGTTGCAGCGGCAGGACTTCGGTGAATTCTCCGGTTTCACTTGCACCGCGCAACGCGGCACCGAGGCAGATTTCATTGCCCGGCAGCGTGATTCGGTGGGCAAGCACGGTGCCCGGTACGTCGACGATGTCACCGCGGTGCAGGTCGAGGGTGATCGGGCCACCGCGACGGTGGTGTACCACTTCGACAACGCCCCGGACGCCAAGGTGAACACCGAGACGGCCTTTGTCCGCGAGGACGGCCAATGGCGGGTCTGTTCGGGTATGGGAGACTCACGCCCGTGA